The DNA sequence gcacaagtactctgaaattggTATTAAAAAGGTGCTGGATttcctcattgaaaatatctacattatctttggtgatcaggtattccaacagtgtgttggaattctcatggacacgaattgtgctcctttattggCTGACcgctttttatattcttacgaggcagaatttatttaaaatcttccacgtgagaagaaaaaacgTCTTTCTGTGACCTgcaacttgacatttagatatatcgacgacgtctTATATTATGATAATAATCGTTTTCACCCATATGtcgaactcgaaataaaagacaccacaatcTTCAACGATTGCTTTATACCTGGGTATCTTATTGAATTTAGATGTTAatggcaaattaacaactcaattttatgacaaatgggatgaattcatcttctccatcgatCGTCAACATATTTATGTGGCAATataccattatcacctgcatgtggtacTTATGTttttcaactgattcaatacgcacaAGCCTGTTCTGCGTACAAGTTTTTAAATCCAGGTAGGTTAATGACAATACATTGATGTTATAAGGGTTTCCAcaggtctcgtttaaagtcagaattttgcaaactctatggttgttataacgatctaatttacaaatacaacacgTTATTAGCTggagtgctgtctgacgtgtttcatgcgaAGTTTTAAACCGCTCTtaacatactgattttgactacggattactccgtttacctgatcaatatatggggcttacggtgggtgtttacatgggatgcttattccttctaatcacccgatcccacctctgatgtgtttGTCTGAtgttcttaattttgcattctttataggaatcaTGAGATTGTTCACTATTTGTTATCATCACTTTTTCATGCTATGGAAATTCTAGCCAGTTTAAGTTATCAATATCCTCTTTCTTGCCGAAGATCAGGAACAGTGAGATACCGTATCATTTTTTGTCTTGATCTAACGACGTTCATATCTATTAATTAAATCTTTTTTcacatttacattttttgttgttgatgttGAAGATGATTTTAAATGGTTACATAAAAACTTTCAGAAGGATGTATGATGATTCTAAACATAGTGCCatccaaatgaaaggtgaagataacgaacagcgatcaatctcaaaactcctataagaaatacaaaataaagagttgggcaaacgcggaccaatggaaataccagagatgggatcaggtgtctaggaggagtaagcatcccctgtcgacaagtcacacccgccttgagccctacgtcttgatcaagtaaacggagtgaACTGTAGTCAGattcagtgtgccaagtacggcttaacaatcggtatgaaacagtcagacagcatttgacccaatggtaggttgtattgacgaactagatcgttataacgaccattgaatttgcgaaatactgactttaaacgagactgttgaaacccatgtaacatcaacttgtttgtcagtagcctaacatatatcaaaatatagcaTGGATATAGATATTAGAATTCTTTGTCAATTTGATCACGTCACAAtggaaaatacaaaacaattcCATCTTCTGCTTGAGATAATTGCAACCTTTGCTGAAGAGGAATGAAATGCTATAATATTGCTTAAAATGGCGCCTAAAACTGAAATAGTccaatacatgtgtatttcctTAGATCAACCCACAGCGAAAAGGTTTATCGTGTTTTGATGCATTCTGGGACGTGACCTTCATAATAACTTTTGACAAAGGATCATGTGTCCATAGCTTTATACTAAGTTACTGTATgaaaatctttgtttacaaattttcatcatattttgtaatgtctGGCATTTTCTTAACACAAAACGAAGCAGCGTGTTTCAGATATTCTGGTTTGCTTTTGGTTtgtgtgtgtgattgtgttTGTTTTTGATTGTTTGATTTAGAAGTGATTCTGTCAATACAATTTCCAATTCGATGTTCGATAGAAAGTGGATTGTTGCAATGATGCATGTGCTCTTGATTAATTAATTGAACTGAAACAAGATAAAGGTCTCTACATGCATATATGTCATACAATTAATATGAGCTGTGTGCGTTTGTTTTACTCACCCTTGgcaaattttgaaaagaatacaAGTATAGTTTGAAAATAAGTATTGCACTGTCCCGACATTTTTCACTCGTAATATTCAAAGTATgtcatttttaagaaaaaagaaagaaaatgtatcagtataaacaaaaaacaatagTTGATCATCTTATTGACTCACTTGCTCTTTATTCCACTATGTCACAATGAATTTGGCTTGATTTGCCTTTCATACAAAAGGAGCATCGATAAGAAATGGTTTCCAGGATGGGGACGTACGGTTAACTTAATTTATCATCCTTTACTTAGAAATTTGAGCAATTTATCAATTATTTGATGCACCAAATATCATGGTTAAAACGTAACATTGATCAAAAGGAATCCGTGCTGCCGGCCAATTTGACTGTTGTTGTGAACAAATTTTACTGCACTAAGAGCAATCAACTGATGAACAAGGGTTATCAAGACCACATGGCCATGAAATGGTGGGGGGAATCAAGCTCTTGTCGTAATATAAACCATCAACTTTAAATTCTCATTCAGGACCATTTATTCATCATGTTAACAAACCACCACTATATTGAAAATGTACGTGTACAAAAAAGCTGTTTTACACAttgttatattgtacatgtaaaatataagtTCACACTGTGAACGGACACAGAAAACAAGGATAAAGTTTACCATGCTgcaaaaatatcatgaaataagACCTGTATAGCTTTCATTTTAGTTCTTACATATACTCgtcaaaatcagtttacatACATATAAGATATACATTTATGATATGGATCGGCAGTAATTAATTGGTATAACACATAATCTAATATCAGGACGATTACTAGTAATTCTATATCTAATTTGTTATCTTAATCTATCAGCGACGAactacaatattttatttcataattcatgttACAATTTTGATTATGTATTACTAGATGTATCATTCAGGATAATAACTAAACAAAGTAAATATGTagacatatacatacatgaacTATATATTGTATGACTAAACGTGCTTCTAATGCCCGTACCTGTAACTGGACATCATActgagaaatatacatgtagatataagtATTCAACAGTTGTATAGATATCCTCAGATAACTTATCGGAGGCTTCAAAATATTCAAGCAGGATATAGACATGTATATTGATACAAGTTATAACAGGTCACTGGAATGTAAATACAGTAGCGAAGCGTATAACCGCCTCAAACACTTCTTATTCATCCGCGAAGAGTATAATCCCACCAAACTCTTCTTATTCATCCGCAACACTTTTCCTGACATGTGTTAACAGAAATCTAAAATGCTGGATACGCCGCACTAAGTTTTCTATTATTAACTTACTATAAATTTCCGAGGTTTTAAAGTTGATGCATACGGACTGTCTTTTATGCATTTTTCTATGACataatttttaatcatttaattgatatcaAATCGGCTTATTTTCCAAAATAAACAGTTAATATTCGTTGATCATGTCAGATAGGAAGTTGAACTTCAAACAAGTTCCTAATTTTGGCTGTTTCACTTTCATAAATATCCACAGCAGTTCTTCTTAATCAATTCCGCTCAAATTTGACACAACCTTCAGTAACAAAATGACCACTACTTCTGTCCACAAAGCCGCACGCACGGTTCCTTGGCTATTTGCTTCACCGCTGGCTCTCAAACCTTCAATAACAGAAATCAGTTTGAAATGAACGGGAGTTACAAGTGATGGGACATACATATTGTGTTGACCGAAACATATAGGTACAGATTGTGTTACTGTCGAGTTTACATGTAGTCTGAagttaataaagaaaaaaagagagaaagagagagagaaagagaggaagagagagaaagaaagagagggagagagaaagaaagagagggAGAGGGAGGGAATAAAACCTGACCATTTTGGGGGCCCTGCTTACGGAAGTCAAATATTAATATTTCCGGATCCTCGCCCTCGCGGACTCGGGACACTGTTTCTGGGTGCGTTCTTTTCATGGAATCCGAAAACGTGAGGATGTGCGCCGTTGTACTGGAACTATGGAAACTTGGCTTTTGGGTAGGCACTGTGTATTCTACAATTACATAAAGatcaaatcaattaattaattaatgcttACATTATTTAATTTAAGACGatagaaagaaaatatataacctACCAATACGATAGTTTAAAACAGATACAGAAAATAAAGAGTGTATTTTCAAACAGACGTTAGATTACCTACATGTATGGGTAAGTGTATAGCTgctgatatttttttcaaatttataaatTACACGTAAAACATACCGTGCAGTAGCATCGTCTTTTCACTATGGCCATAGTTATTTTTAGCTTCACATGTATAATTCCCAAAGTCCTCTTTACCAACACTTAAAATTCTCAACAATAGAATGAGTCTGTAAAACAAAAGAGCATTACATTATTACTCGTAAAAGAACAATTACTTCAGAACAAatattccatatatatttcACAAAGAGATTACATTAATCAACAACGATAAACATCAAAGAACTCTATATTACGACATGCATTAATCGATGTCAGAAAATATTACGGACTGGACATCTTTAGATAGTGTATCTCTGAATAATTGCTAACTTAATCTTAGTTCAAAAATACTTAAAAGTGTTCAAACGATGACGGTCATATTTCAGTCTTGCAGAGACACAATTTGGAGTTAGTGATTCTCCATTCAAGATTATTTATCGCTTTATGTCATTCCAAAAGTTCTTTACTTAGAAAAGATTGCTCTTAATCAAACtgaaaacattgtaaatatatgCATGACAGTCCGTGTAATTAAATGTACAGTACAAAAGTAGCAGATCAGTAAAGTGACAATTAAAATGTGAGAATTGCAAGGAGTTGGATTCCCCTTTTGTctgaaaatatttcagttttttttaacttagtagatttttggaaaatatttcaaacacagaGCTGTGGTTGGTCTATCTACCTTCTGTCACAGTTTATAAGTGAGGGCCTTTTATTCATTCGTTGCAAAAGAAAGTATTAATGGctgtaaagttctacaactcgtTGCATATTTGCCGTGTTTGCCACTCAATGTcataaaaacaaattctttattaaaaaCTGCCTGCATCACGGACGTGTTATGTACCGTTTCCGGTGCTTTTGTTATTTAAGATTACTTTGTGAATTAAAAGAATGTTAACTAGctgtagaatattttaatgcacGGTTTTCCTCGCGTCAGTAGACATTGATTTAGCAAGTTGACATAATATTCATAACTGGGTCAAGTCACCTTTAATTTATAATGAATATCTCATGCTTTTGAGATTGGCtttggccaatttctttggttcTGACTAGGGCACCCGGCAGAAATACAGTTGTATTCATGTGTGCGCAATGTCCTGCAACATTTTGCACTATGGTCTCGattaatttccattttttgtaatgaatgaTCATGCTACAAGCATTCTGTTATAAAATCCCCTTTTCAGTAAAATGATTTCACTTGAgtgtatatcaataaatatatggCACCTCATTTTGTCATCCTTGAACATTTCAGTCCTGTAGTTTTCTCCACTCGGTTGGTCAAACTCACGCTTCCCGAACCTCCAGCCATGGACTCCGAGAGGTGACGCGGACACATTACACTGTAGCATTGTCTCGCGCCCTATCGTCTGCGACTGTTTGTAGTTTATCAATTTCACCTCAGGGGGAACTGTAACATGGACGTACAAAATTACAACGTCTTGCTATATCGCATTACATTCTGTGCTCTTGGCTACTCTCTTCAGAAGTGGACAtgattattaaatttattttctttaacatttcaaaaatatcaTGTGCTAAGGATTAAGAAAATCAGAAAcgttattattttctttggTGGCACTAGTGCAAAGCTGTAAAAATAGTTGCTAATATACTTGGCCTTACAATGTACTTCCACTTTGATGGTGTGTTGTACAGCTCCCCGCACGCCGTTATCCGCCATGCACTCGTATTCACCGCCACAGTGACGAGAAATGTTCTTGATGATCAGCGTGTCTCCTACATCGCCTACCCCtaaaaaagcaatattttatttcttacaaAAATACATCGTGTACATTTAATGGGTGGGATAgaaatacatgaaaggtgaagatagcgaacagtgaccaatctcataaatcccataagcaatacaaaatagatagttgggcaaacacggatatGCAATTTCATACAAATTCACAAATTACACTAAGCAAGTGAATTATATAAAAAGAATAACGGCAGGCCTACATGTAACTATTATAACTAATGGAACGTGTTTCATAGATTTTCGAGTTCAAAGGTCAGAGTAAAGGTCTGATAGCAAAATAGGATGACAAGAGGACAAAGTTGTTCTATATCAACCATTTTCTTCGTATTTATTGCAGAAGTTGTGGATTAAATATTGTTGGTCTTagaattacatacatgtacagtgcaaATTCATCCAAGAAATCAAAATAGCTCAACAATAGATAAATGTTACAAGACAGAATTAAAACCATTCAAAATAAAGTCTGCAGACACTCTGGCCTAAAATTGAATGGTGGAAGaaacttacaatttttttttttattgttgtgtcatattgtatttttttttttaatttactggaTGGATGTAAATACAACAATTTCAAAAAGACAAGAATATTTGTATTTACAACCACccagtaaattttaaaaaaatacaatatgacAGATGTATCAAAGTTCTTAGCATTATCAAATTTGGTTTATACCACCGGTGGTGGTGGCCAAGTGATTAGGTTGCTCGCTTCTAAACCGGAAGTCCTGGGTTCGAGTCTCGATCCCTGCGCCGCGTGCAACCTAGAACATTTAACATAGTGAatgttccttcgccaagcgaAAGGTGTTTaaagtgaaagtcacgggtcttccggatatgacctttaaaatggTGGTCACGTTAGGCGTTAGCACTATCAAAATAGCATTGCTACGGTCGTAAGCGCTAAGCAGGGatcaaaatttgtggtacttcacctatagCTGATGATGTCTCTACGTAAAATATTTCCGAATGGGACATAAAagacatacaaacaaaacattatTACCGATCCCCATTGCTATCTCGGGGGTACCAACAATGCGATTTTCAACTTTATCAGAAATAGAAGGGATATACTGGTTATTATGGGAAATACATTAATTCCCAAGGGGATATTACAGATGGACGCCTTCATGTTATAGATTCAAATGCTAATTTGGATGATTTACAAGCGAGTTTTTTTGGTCagattgtttttgaaaatgttgcaagttttaattacaaattaataaaatatccTCTGAGTAACGCAACCATATAAACGGAGACATGATTCAGACGAAACATTGCCGTGATAATAATCTGTTtcgcaataaaaaaaaaatattgatttataaatGACATAATGTTATTCTTGAAGGTACATATATCAAATTTAAGAATCGGATGGAAACATATTTTTGGATACATTTATGAAAAAAGTCCAACGGTAACTAATTTCTTATACTGCATACAGGATTAAACGGTGACTAattttttatatgtaaaacttatattgtaAAACGGTAGTATGATAATattgtttatcattttataGGTATTTTTCTGTGATAAAATTTTCCTGAATTTTAGCGCGCAACACCTGTGCCATTATTGCACGCCAACTAAACATGAAATAATAAGATTCACATCGAAACGTTCCGGATACAAGTTAACGTTATTTCACCCTTGCTATAAACAAAAACGGTTTGTTGAACTCTGGTAGCCGGTTCTAAAATTTTATCCCCTCGCAATGAATTGCGAGAGATGCTCGTGCGCATGCGTGCGTATGGCGTGTACCACTGAGCTTGTAAACACTACAGAGGTTGCATTGTTTACTTGATTAAATTAATACTTCACATAtggctttgttatcaagagagggaGAACTCTATCGACTTAAAGGTCCAAAGGGTAAGGCCACTAGGGGGACTTAAAAACGCTTTTAGAGACTTTAGAGGCCAcctgatttgatacttcacatgttAACAAAGTAGAAAGTTTGGGATCAAAATGTCTAAGTTCAAGGTCAATAGGTCAGACATTGGGAAACCAAAACAACGTTTAGAGgctgcattttcaaaaaatctgtATTTAGCTAGATACGTACATTTACTGATTGCCTGCATTATCTTGCAAGGATCTTATATCTATTAAGTTTCAATCATTTTTGTATATTAACCCCGATTTACAGAGCCACCATACATCATTCTTcataatttgaaacatttcactAGCTTTGATGGATGCTATTGgatgaacattgaaaatatgCTCAGCTGTCATATTGCACTCATTCATATCAGTGCCAAGGATAGTCGGTTTCTATACTTCACGAAAAAGGTAATAAAATTATCGACATAAATCAACTGCAATATGATTTAGCTATATGATAAAAGGATTTATTGAACTTGTATGGGTGAATATTGAAATTCATTGCGTGTAACAATTCGCTCACaagtttacaatattatatCCTCCAATATGCATGTAAGTTCAAACATGTAAGTTCAAAACATGTAAGTTCAAAACAtcctttattatatagctaaaccCTATACAATCATTTCCTAGAGAATCATGTATTCAGATATGAAGACCTGTTGAATATGAGGGGCAAGTGAATCTTGGAACAGTGATTTGTGACCCCTTTGTTTCAATGAAATACAATTACTATATAGTGGATTATTAATGTATATTTTCTAGTGACTAGAGTTACAATTACGATTTTATGTCAAAACATCTTCGTCTATTCTAGGAGGGGGGTCCTGGTTGAGAATTTTCCTAGGTTATCATACAGTACGGTAGTAATAGGGAAAATGTGGTGTGTTTTGTATGACACTATATTTTATAACTATATAATCTACATAATTACATTGTATGCAATCTAAGTTAGATTAAAGATGTCAATTTCATGTAATTTTACCATGGCAATACGTTTATGATATTATTTAGAAAAGCTTTTAGTAGTTTTAAATAATAAGAAATACATTTGCATTCTCCCTTTCTTACAAGACAATGTTTTATTTCCATAAGCAtaatgattttgataatggatTCAGAGAAGGCTTGTTACGAATTGACTATATAATGACACTTCAGTAAAACATTGCTTGTGACTCGAAGATTAGAAAAAGTAAAACTCCTTAAGACTCTGCTATCATTGTAAGCCGTTTTTAATCTAGGAAGATAAAACAAAGGATTTTAAAAGCCTTTGATACACACGAACTTTGGGTCTATGacgtggccacaatagggtttctatatttagaaattttctttgaagattttcttctccagaaccacacaGCGGCTTCAGTTCGAGAAATTAATGTGAAAACATCGTTATGAAATGTAGCTACATTTAATTGTTCACACCATGATAGGAATTTGAAGTTTTActaggaatacatgtataggatacctctttaaaaatattttcaagaaccacaacGGTAATAATTACAAGCATCCACATGAAGTGCAGattcatatttgtttacatgacCGCGGTCTTAGCGGCGCCTCAAGAGGAATTCAAAGGGATTCAGGTCGGGTCTAAAGAAGGGACGTAACTGGAATTGAATGTGTTACGTGGTAAAATACATTAGATTTActtgagcgatgtgacccatgggcctcttgtattatACAATTCATAAAGTTTCCAAAACAAGTTAAAAACAACTTCAGAAGTGACATTGAACGTGGTAAAAATCACTTTGGTTCAAGGGCATGACACCATACAGAGGCTGCCTAAATGGCCCGTATCAGAAGaattatacatgtgcatgtacatcATATTTTATCATTAGGACATCCATTTTGCATAATTTTAAAGATACACTTACAGACAGCGATTCTAATTTATATCTGAAGTTGATATTCAGGAAATACATTTCCTGTTTCCTATGTGACATGTCgttatataacatgtacatgtaggctaaAGCATTTTTTGTTAGGGGAAGGGGGCGACAGAAAATTTGTGGGAAATTGATACTTCGATTCTAACGTTGGCGAGTAAGTTGGAGCGAGTTAGTATGGGACGGGTGGGCCGTAGAGGAAGTTTACTGGTCACCGCTGCAAAACCCATTGTCCAAAGAACAAATAATCGATATCAATATGTCATTTACTTTCGCATTCATCAATCAAATGACAGATTCGAACTGGTATCTATCTAGATCGATGTTGTGACGAAACAAATACAATGTGTCAGGCTTGTTAGCGGCAGGGAATTTATAAAATTcgtatttaaaaagaaaatgttgatattatctacatgtgtatgtatagaCAACAATATACCCAGTATTTCCCTTCCCTTTGGATGTCCATCTTAGTGGAACCACCACCCATATTAATTTCAAAAGGAGCCGAGTGAGTTTTTATGTACTATGTAACTTAATAAGAGTGAAAACCTTTAATCTGTCAGTCTATGTGTTATTACGTATATATGTATCAACTTACGTATTCTGGAGGGAgaatgattttgataaattcGAAACCAAGTGATGTTGGGTTCTGGAATCCCTGTTGCATTGCACCATAATGTGACGTCACGTCCTTCTTTTACGCTCATGTCCTTACTGGAGGCATAATCTAATATCCGGGCAGGAACTACAGAGATAAAAATGTGAATTATCACACTCTTTTCTGAATAAAGCTATGTATGTGTTTAAAACacattctgtctgtctgtctgtctgtctgtctgtctctctctcaaTCTGCGAAGCATAAGGACACTAAGTTACTCTATCTTTTTGTCATATTCCAGATCTTTGTAATAGCAAGAGGTGGGACTTTGATATTTGGCATGTATTTTCTATGTTGAACCATTTAATACATACTATTGATTGTaaacacgtgtacatgtatttcttatatAAGGGTTGTAAGTCATTCCAGGCGACAATTATGAAAAATCGATCCGCTTCACTGTCCATAATCATATTTTTACCTGATTAGTCATTCGCTACATCATTGGCCTTTTTATCCATTTAAAGCAACACCTGGTATTTtacaattcaaatatatttgttaattacaCGTAGTATTTTCCCGGAAACATCACTCATCGTCCCATTAACCGACACACGGGAAGTTATTATAACTTAACTGCGGGCTAGAATCCGTAACACGTATGAGAACATACAGGCATGCGCATTTTATCTTTGATTTCCTGCATAATTGTCTTCGTTCGACTAAAACGATGAAACTGCATgttaattgataattttttggtttaaaattgattttgacAGTATATGAGATAGAAATCAGCAATTTGGGTGACGTTGTTTtttctgattttgtttttaaattattacaacATGAATTTTCTATGAATGTTGTCATTTGATAGTGGTTACTGTATTAGAAATTGTgctgttgatacatgtatggtaCAATAATCGTAAATCTCTAATTCTTCCAAACACCTTCATAGTCTGTAGTGTTTGAACTATACTATAATATTTACAgagctaataaaaaaaatcaaaagttcCAGCAGTGAGTATACCTATAGTACACCATGTTCTCTGTTGAAGCATCTTATTCCCTCAAGATGTCTAACTATTATCCACATATTGCTATTCGTTTATGATTTATTTGAATCGAGCACAGACTCCTTTACTTACCGTACACCATAAGATTTATCCTGGTGATTTGTACTGGACTTGTGTTGACGGTGCATGTGTACTCCCCTCTATCCTCGTATTTGATTTGTCTAATGTGAAGGTTCCAGTATGCAATGTATGTGTGCTCGATTGATATTCTCGGATCATCCATAAATCTCCTCTGATTTTTGCCGATTAATATTTTTTTAGGACTCATCCATACGACCTATAAAGACAACATCAACAGGAGAAATAAAGTATAGTAAGTGTGCGCTGACTTCAATATGCTAGTTACACTTTAGTAAAATGTCCCAATgaatgcaataaaaaaaatcatttgaattgtattcattttctgACAGACATTCATTTTACATGGAGGTATAATTTACCAGGTCGTCAAATTAAAAGAACAATCGCCCATTGATAACAAGCAATATTAATGTAACTTAATTAAGGCTTGGCTCGCTTACCAGAGGAACATGCTGCTTTTATTAATGTGACTTAATACTTAGCTCGCTTACCAGAGGACCATGCTGCTTTTATTAATGTAACTTAAGACTTAGCTCGCTTACCAGAGGACCATGCTGTTTTTATTAATGTAACTTAAGGCTTAGCTCGCTTACCAGAGGACCATGCTGTTTTTATTAATGTAACTTAAGGCTTAGCTCGCTTACCAGAGGACCATGCTGCTTTTATTAATGTAACTTAAGGCTTAGCTCGCTTACCAGAGGACCATGCTGCTTTTATTAATGTAACTTAAGGCTTAGCTCGCTTACCAGAGGACCATGCTGCTTTTAGTGGGTAATATTTCcatttccattgttttttttacctttgatatatttagtaaaaaatgtaatgatg is a window from the Ostrea edulis chromosome 5, xbOstEdul1.1, whole genome shotgun sequence genome containing:
- the LOC125650950 gene encoding limbic system-associated membrane protein-like isoform X1; this translates as MLYWIFTLLIYKIAYVSKSVATDIQRNITITEGDIAILPCEAHDEGNKYQVVWMSPKKILIGKNQRRFMDDPRISIEHTYIAYWNLHIRQIKYEDRGEYTCTVNTSPVQITRINLMVYVPARILDYASSKDMSVKEGRDVTLWCNATGIPEPNITWFRIYQNHSPSRIRVGDVGDTLIIKNISRHCGGEYECMADNGVRGAVQHTIKVEVHFPPEVKLINYKQSQTIGRETMLQCNVSASPLGVHGWRFGKREFDQPSGENYRTEMFKDDKMRLILLLRILSVGKEDFGNYTCEAKNNYGHSEKTMLLHEYTVPTQKPSFHSSSTTAHILTFSDSMKRTHPETVSRVREGEDPEILIFDFRKQGPQNGLRASGEANSQGTVRAALWTEVVVILLLKVVSNLSGID
- the LOC125650950 gene encoding limbic system-associated membrane protein-like isoform X2, whose protein sequence is MLYWIFTLLIYKIAYVSKSVATDIQRNITITEGDIAILPCEAHDEGNKYQVVWMSPKKILIGKNQRRFMDDPRISIEHTYIAYWNLHIRQIKYEDRGEYTCTVNTSPVQITRINLMVYVPARILDYASSKDMSVKEGRDVTLWCNATGIPEPNITWFRIYQNHSPSRIRVGDVGDTLIIKNISRHCGGEYECMADNGVRGAVQHTIKVEVHFPPEVKLINYKQSQTIGRETMLQCNVSASPLGVHGWRFGKREFDQPSGENYRTEMFKDDKMRLILLLRILSVGKEDFGNYTCEAKNNYGHSEKTMLLHEYTVPTQKPSFHSSSTTAHILTFSDSMKRTHPETVSRVREGEDPEILIFDFRLRASGEANSQGTVRAALWTEVVVILLLKVVSNLSGID